In Eriocheir sinensis breed Jianghai 21 chromosome 52, ASM2467909v1, whole genome shotgun sequence, one genomic interval encodes:
- the LOC126983037 gene encoding probable G-protein coupled receptor AH9.1, whose amino-acid sequence MLRACEPTVPTDYNSSQDGGPTEETLQESVQETLDVLHEVVYRYLIPTLVSVNLFTNLLNVVILGSLGRRQQRPQQQGQATTFRYLLWLAVTDVLVSLFLVPALIHLRRDDLPFGWAFYYAHLETPILNALTSTSAYIMVGLSVDRFVAVCYPRRYCAISAPRLANIRIGLSLLVPVLLYVPHGFFQQVTCNANGTGWNYQGAEMASRTAWFVWQVVVELFHRLAPASLLLFLNIRIIYAFRKLMARRKNITSGKEEGSGKAQQEQHLVYTLVAIVTTFLLSNLPAAVLALIDTAGSDYGPLAVEIFRAVANSLEVLGSSLNLVLYFCFVPDVRQEMLRCLRRVRGGARGMLDHAKTSHCSSYSTTDDKPSKATECVEI is encoded by the exons GGCGTGTGAACCGACTGTTCCTACGGACTACAACAGTTCACAAGATGGCGGACCCACCGAGGAGACGCTGCAGGAGTCAGTGCAGGAGACGTTGGACGTGTTGCACGAGGTGGTTTACCGCTACCTCATCCCGACACTCGTCTCCGTCAACCTCTTCACCAACCTGCTGAACGTGGTCATTCTGGGCAGCctcgggcggcggcagcagcggccgCAGCAGCAGGGTCAGGCCACCACTTTCCGTTACCTGCTGTGGTTGGCCGTCACCGACGTGCTCGTCTCACTCTTTCTAGTGCCCGCCCTCATCCACCTCAGACGCGACGACCTCCCCTTCGGCTGGGCCTTCTACTACGCCCATCTAGAGACACCCATCCTCAACGCCCTCACCAGCACCAGCGCCTACATCATGGTGGGCCTGTCTGTGGATCGCTTCGTCGCCGTGTGCTACCCGCGCCGCTATTGTGCCATCAGCGCCCCCCGCCTCGCCAACATACGTATCGGCCTGTCACTGCTGGTGCCCGTGCTGCTCTACGTCCCGCACGGCTTTTTCCAGCAGGTGACCTGCAACGCCAACGGCACCGGCTGGAACTACCAGGGCGCGGAAATGGCCTCCCGCACCGCCTGGTTCGTGTGGCAAGTCGTGGTGGAGCTGTTCCATCGCCTCGCTcccgcctctctcctcctcttcctcaacatcCGCATCATCTACGCCTTCAGAAAGCTGATGGCACGCCGAAAGAACATCACTAGTGGCAAGGAGGAGGGGAGCGGGAAGGCCCAGCAGGAGCAGCACCTAGTCTACACGCTCGTCGCCATCGTCACCACCTTCCTGCTGTCCAATCTGCCCGCCGCCGTCCTTGCCCTCATCGACACAGCCGGCTCCGACTATGGCCCCCTCGCCGTTGAG atATTCCGCGCCGTGGCTAACTCCCTGGAGGTGCTCGGCTCGTCGCTCAACCTCGTACTGTACTTCTGCTTCGTGCCGGACGTGCGCCAAGAGATGCTGCGGTGCCTCCGGCGGGTCAGAGGAGGCGCCAGAGGAATGTTGGATCACGCCAAGACCTCACACTGCTCTTCCTACTCCACCACCGACGACAAGCCATCCAAGGCGACGGAGTGTGTGGAGATCTAG